A genomic window from Pseudogulbenkiania sp. MAI-1 includes:
- the hslU gene encoding ATP-dependent protease ATPase subunit HslU, which yields MTQMTPPEIVHELNKHIIGQDAAKRAVAIALRNRWRRQQVAEPLKSEITPKNILMIGPTGVGKTEIARRLARLANAPFIKVEATKFTEVGYVGRDVDTIIRDLTEIAIKDTRDAAIKRLRHRAEDAAEDRILDVLLPPARQPAGFFAGEEEALASKPEDSATRLKFRKMLREGKLDDKEIEINVAAPQAKMEILAPPGMEDFSSQLQNMFQGLGAGKQKARKLKVAEALKLVIEEEAAKLVNEDEIKQEALQSVEQNGIVFIDEIDKVASRSEGSGADVSRAGVQRDLLPLVEGTTVTTKYGMVKTDHILFIASGAFHLAKPSDLIPELQGRFPIRVELTSLTVDDFRQILTNTDACLTRQYEALLATEGVELVFADSGIHRLAKIAWHVNEKTENIGARRLYTVIEKLLEEISFDARAGRFEVDAAYVDSKLDMLSQREDLARYVL from the coding sequence ATGACTCAAATGACTCCGCCGGAAATCGTTCACGAGCTGAACAAGCACATCATCGGCCAGGACGCCGCCAAGCGCGCCGTGGCCATCGCCTTGCGCAACCGTTGGCGCCGCCAGCAGGTGGCAGAGCCGCTCAAGAGCGAGATCACCCCCAAGAACATCCTGATGATCGGCCCGACCGGCGTCGGCAAGACCGAAATCGCCCGGCGCCTGGCACGGCTCGCCAACGCCCCGTTCATCAAGGTCGAAGCCACCAAGTTCACCGAGGTCGGCTACGTCGGTCGCGACGTTGACACCATCATCCGTGACCTCACCGAGATCGCCATCAAGGATACCCGCGACGCCGCCATCAAGCGGCTGCGCCACCGCGCCGAAGACGCTGCCGAAGACCGCATTCTCGACGTGCTGCTGCCGCCGGCGCGCCAGCCGGCCGGCTTCTTCGCCGGCGAGGAAGAAGCGCTCGCCAGCAAGCCCGAAGACAGCGCCACCCGCCTCAAATTCCGCAAGATGCTGCGTGAAGGCAAGCTCGACGACAAGGAAATCGAGATCAACGTCGCTGCGCCGCAGGCCAAGATGGAAATCCTCGCCCCTCCGGGCATGGAAGATTTTTCCAGCCAGCTGCAGAACATGTTCCAGGGGCTGGGAGCCGGCAAGCAGAAGGCACGCAAGCTGAAAGTGGCCGAGGCGCTCAAGCTGGTCATCGAGGAAGAAGCCGCCAAGCTGGTCAACGAGGACGAGATCAAGCAGGAAGCGCTGCAAAGCGTCGAGCAGAATGGCATCGTGTTCATCGACGAGATCGACAAGGTCGCCAGCCGTAGCGAAGGCAGCGGCGCCGACGTCTCACGAGCCGGCGTGCAGCGTGATCTGCTGCCGCTGGTCGAAGGCACCACCGTCACCACCAAGTACGGCATGGTCAAGACCGACCACATCCTGTTCATCGCCTCCGGGGCCTTCCACCTGGCCAAGCCATCCGACCTGATCCCGGAACTGCAGGGCCGCTTCCCGATCCGCGTAGAACTGACTTCGCTGACCGTCGACGACTTCCGCCAGATCCTCACCAACACCGACGCCTGCCTCACGCGCCAGTACGAAGCACTGCTCGCGACCGAAGGCGTCGAGCTGGTGTTCGCCGACAGCGGCATCCATCGCCTGGCCAAAATTGCCTGGCACGTGAACGAAAAGACCGAGAACATCGGTGCGCGCCGTCTTTACACCGTGATCGAGAAACTGCTGGAAGAAATCTCCTTCGATGCCCGCGCCGGCCGCTTCGAAGTCGACGCCGCCTACGTCGACAGCAAGCTCGACATGCTATCGCAGCGTGAAGACCTGGCGCGCTACGTGCTGTAA
- the hslV gene encoding ATP-dependent protease subunit HslV, translating to MQQFDGTTIVSVRRGQRVALGGDGQVTLGNIVIKATARKVRRLYHDKVLAGFAGGTADAFTLFERFEAKLEKHQGHLVRSAVELAKDWRTDRMLRRLEAMLIVADKESTLIITGNGDVLEPEQGIAAIGSGGAYAQSAARALFENTELDPAVVVKKSLEIAGDICIYTNHNHLIETLD from the coding sequence ATGCAGCAGTTTGACGGAACCACCATCGTCTCCGTCCGCCGCGGACAGCGCGTGGCGCTGGGCGGTGACGGACAGGTCACCCTCGGTAATATCGTGATCAAGGCCACCGCGCGCAAAGTTCGCCGCCTCTATCACGACAAGGTGCTGGCCGGCTTTGCCGGCGGCACCGCCGATGCCTTCACCCTCTTCGAGCGTTTCGAAGCCAAGCTGGAAAAGCACCAGGGCCACCTGGTGCGCTCGGCGGTGGAACTCGCCAAGGACTGGCGTACCGACCGCATGCTGCGCCGACTGGAAGCGATGCTGATCGTCGCCGACAAGGAAAGCACGCTGATCATCACCGGCAACGGCGACGTGCTGGAACCGGAGCAGGGCATCGCCGCCATCGGCTCCGGCGGCGCCTACGCCCAGTCGGCGGCGCGCGCGCTGTTCGAAAACACCGAACTCGATCCAGCCGTGGTGGTCAAGAAGTCGCTGGAAATCGCCGGCGACATCTGCATCTACACCAACCACAACCACCTGATCGAGACACTGGATTAA
- a CDS encoding YdcH family protein, with protein sequence MHIDHHPLAGEFPGFKDKIHELRQDGARFTRLFGDYEQVDKAVVRIENQLEAASDEELERLKKTRLALKDQLYSLIRGGVS encoded by the coding sequence ATGCACATCGACCATCACCCCCTCGCTGGCGAATTCCCCGGTTTCAAGGACAAGATCCACGAACTCAGGCAGGATGGCGCCCGCTTCACCCGCCTGTTCGGCGACTACGAACAGGTCGACAAGGCCGTGGTGCGTATCGAAAACCAGCTGGAAGCCGCCAGCGACGAGGAACTGGAACGGCTGAAGAAAACCCGGTTGGCGCTAAAGGACCAGCTCTACAGCCTGATCCGTGGCGGCGTGTCCTGA
- a CDS encoding energy transducer TonB gives MNTRTERFAALSGVTLLHVAALAGLTLLAGRSVPITPPQLRMELVSLAAPTPATPAPAPPAPAPAVQPKPRPEPKPKLERPTPRRAVVKAPPLLSTKTPRPNPAATTTTPSPAPAQEERRSEAAPAASSAAPAKTAEPAEPPVTPPLYRGGYLDNPKPRYPALSMELNETGTVRVRVQVSAEGRPLDVSLAQSSGYLRLDRAALEAVRKWRFIPARRGQEAIPFTFIVPVDFSLKSH, from the coding sequence ATGAACACGCGAACCGAACGTTTTGCCGCCTTGAGCGGCGTCACGCTGCTGCACGTCGCCGCGCTGGCGGGACTTACCCTGCTGGCGGGTCGGAGCGTGCCGATCACGCCGCCGCAGCTGCGCATGGAACTGGTGTCCCTGGCGGCTCCGACGCCGGCGACCCCGGCACCGGCACCACCGGCACCGGCACCGGCGGTGCAGCCTAAGCCGCGCCCCGAGCCGAAGCCCAAGCTCGAACGCCCTACCCCGCGCCGCGCCGTTGTTAAGGCGCCGCCGCTGTTGAGTACCAAGACGCCCCGCCCAAATCCGGCTGCGACGACCACCACACCCTCCCCCGCCCCGGCACAGGAGGAGCGGCGTAGCGAGGCTGCCCCGGCGGCCAGCAGCGCAGCCCCCGCGAAAACAGCCGAGCCGGCCGAACCGCCGGTCACCCCTCCGCTCTACCGCGGCGGCTATCTCGATAACCCCAAGCCACGCTATCCCGCGTTGTCGATGGAACTGAACGAGACCGGCACGGTGCGCGTGCGCGTGCAAGTCAGCGCCGAGGGCCGTCCGCTGGATGTCAGTCTGGCGCAGAGCAGCGGTTACCTGCGGCTGGACCGCGCGGCGCTGGAGGCCGTGCGCAAATGGCGCTTCATCCCGGCCCGGCGCGGGCAGGAAGCGATTCCCTTCACCTTCATCGTACCCGTCGATTTTTCTCTCAAAAGCCACTGA
- a CDS encoding MotA/TolQ/ExbB proton channel family protein has protein sequence MNLLTVFHQGDAVLVTVFMLLIAMSILTWYVIVVRAVQGWRARRDNRLAETALWNAANWPAAEAALADSTSAYANLARDGLSALRHFHANAQRSLGQACDLNEFLTRAIRKRLAQETGRHESGMTLLASVGSTAPFIGLFGTVWGIYHALVNIGVQGQVSIATVAGPIGEALVATAAGLAAAIPAVLAYNTFMRLQRVMAQQMDHFAHDLHAQLLTQAGEIDGVR, from the coding sequence ATGAATCTGCTGACCGTATTCCACCAAGGGGACGCCGTACTCGTGACGGTGTTCATGCTGCTCATCGCCATGTCGATCCTGACTTGGTACGTCATCGTGGTGCGCGCCGTGCAGGGCTGGCGCGCACGCCGCGACAACCGCCTGGCCGAAACCGCCCTGTGGAACGCCGCGAACTGGCCGGCGGCAGAAGCGGCGCTGGCCGACTCGACCTCGGCCTACGCCAACCTGGCGCGCGACGGGTTGTCGGCGCTGCGTCATTTCCACGCCAACGCCCAGCGCTCGCTGGGGCAGGCCTGCGATCTGAACGAATTCCTCACCCGCGCCATCCGCAAGCGGCTGGCGCAGGAAACCGGCCGCCACGAGTCGGGCATGACGCTGCTCGCCTCGGTCGGCTCGACCGCGCCGTTCATCGGCCTGTTCGGCACGGTATGGGGCATCTATCACGCGCTGGTGAACATCGGCGTGCAGGGACAGGTGTCGATCGCCACCGTGGCGGGACCAATCGGCGAGGCGCTGGTGGCCACCGCCGCCGGCCTGGCGGCGGCGATCCCGGCGGTGCTGGCCTACAACACCTTCATGCGCCTGCAGCGGGTGATGGCGCAGCAGATGGACCACTTCGCGCACGACCTGCACGCGCAACTGTTGACCCAGGCGGGAGAGATCGATGGCGTTCGGTAG
- a CDS encoding biopolymer transporter ExbD, whose amino-acid sequence MAFGSFDKGEHAPMAEINTTPLVDVMLVLLVVFIITAPLLTNAVKVDLPQAAAANFQDKPEAIRLTVKPDGSYFWNDAPVARDALAARFAAAAQANPQVELHLRADKSARYEYVAEALASAQQSGVSRIGFVTEAP is encoded by the coding sequence ATGGCGTTCGGTAGTTTCGACAAGGGCGAGCACGCCCCGATGGCGGAGATCAACACCACCCCGCTGGTCGACGTGATGCTGGTGCTGTTGGTGGTGTTCATCATCACCGCGCCGCTGTTGACCAACGCGGTCAAGGTCGACCTGCCGCAGGCGGCGGCAGCCAACTTCCAGGACAAGCCGGAGGCCATCCGGCTGACGGTCAAGCCGGACGGCAGCTACTTCTGGAACGATGCCCCGGTGGCCCGCGACGCGCTGGCGGCACGTTTCGCCGCCGCCGCCCAGGCCAACCCGCAGGTCGAACTGCATCTGCGCGCCGACAAGAGCGCGCGCTACGAATACGTCGCCGAGGCGCTGGCCAGCGCCCAGCAGAGCGGCGTGAGCCGCATCGGCTTCGTCACCGAAGCGCCCTGA
- a CDS encoding cache domain-containing protein: protein MASFIGTLLISGLALHALRSELYAQKNEQIMVALRMAEGVMKRYGALEQEGKLSRADAEQQAAAALNMLRVDDLYFFARYAGNVLKVHPKKERVGKVDLGSKLPDGRTTVAAYEEALAGHKYWIATIMTPLGNSQEPVPKMNGVMRYERWGWVIGTGIFIDDVDAIFWREASILLGVSAVVMIGVCLLSLAMSRRIIGTLGGEPANAAEITEAIAAGDLSREIVTRGQEHSLLMAMRRMQSGLRGMIEQIN from the coding sequence GTGGCCAGTTTCATTGGCACCCTCCTCATCTCCGGGCTGGCGCTGCACGCGCTACGCAGCGAGCTCTACGCCCAGAAGAACGAGCAGATCATGGTGGCCTTGCGCATGGCGGAGGGCGTGATGAAGCGTTACGGCGCGCTGGAGCAGGAGGGCAAGCTAAGCCGCGCCGACGCCGAGCAGCAGGCCGCCGCCGCCCTGAACATGTTGCGCGTGGACGACCTCTACTTCTTCGCCCGCTATGCCGGCAACGTGCTGAAGGTCCACCCCAAGAAAGAGCGGGTCGGCAAGGTGGACCTGGGCAGCAAGTTGCCCGACGGCCGCACCACGGTGGCGGCCTACGAAGAGGCACTGGCCGGACACAAGTACTGGATCGCCACCATCATGACGCCCCTCGGCAACAGCCAGGAGCCGGTACCGAAGATGAATGGCGTGATGCGCTACGAACGCTGGGGCTGGGTGATCGGCACCGGCATCTTCATCGACGACGTGGATGCTATCTTCTGGCGCGAGGCATCGATCCTGCTGGGCGTCAGCGCCGTGGTGATGATCGGCGTCTGTCTGCTGTCGTTGGCCATGTCGCGCCGCATCATCGGCACGCTGGGCGGAGAGCCCGCCAATGCCGCTGAGATCACGGAGGCCATCGCGGCCGGCGACCTGAGCCGCGAGATCGTCACCCGCGGTCAGGAGCACAGCCTGCTGATGGCAATGCGCCGCATGCAGTCCGGTCTGCGCGGCATGATCGAGCAGATCAACTAG
- a CDS encoding ATP-binding protein, whose translation MKDAKGRWTQTVSIGRAVVLVVIVLGVLQGLASYLLIRDSFRQYHRAEWLSDLNRSSQQLFLAADYLERESSSTRLLLTRPQPPGRYELPELQRLRQEGDQALILALQGVDKLDKGRDQATLAAIRQRHAHLVTLRKEIDRYLQRHPGRPDESLAFGWQLASNHLFEGIDAELSNHSYRLSDGDNETLSRLAGVKFNTWRLRRALGSEGAALLMRVELNRRLNSTDEADLASQRERGLLMLELLQTNIRFLGHSQLAQRLAGLNEVTFRLFRMSNAQLAELQGPGASLPVSGVYLGTIRRSHDQVLALFDDASRLTETVLDEHRKEAYRSLQLTLVSSLLALALYAALLFTVVRRILRPLSRLQQVLDATRDAVLTINEDGVIQMANLGAEKLFGYKHDELPGRRFSELLEFSQATPYELVEIQEQAEIRLQGVGIRPDGSRFFAGITLSGMEQGRFTAKTRRLLVIRDEHEQRLAEMAHARSLAMLSAISGVTSLLLANSSRAQVFNRLLGLFLEFCHATEGGLIAVEPDPAHGQSFRFLARQGCRDSSAWNVLLNSLSGPFQGEEGEMELVMGGAAWTLLPVRQEQRLMALACLKAPDRDAMAQALEALLGAFASIMGFYTEENLRKASERRLRTVLQEEEAVYAASPVGLLRVDEDFRILRANQAAEQIFGTGEGGLLAMHLFELVADEQVWIPFAKALCDAREDGTQAQYEAECLRSNGMPVWVLIEGQAVSGGNVHGGMMLACLDITERKLAEFALQQARDEAAEARYQLLGAIESISEAFVLYGPHDQLLLCNQRFADLVSDGKSSDALLGISFEDTVRATLQRGERPEAGFDAEQWLAERVRRHRNRASSFPLQVGKEWWQINERQIPGRGTVGVWANITGLKQQEAELIEACRQADSANRAKSAFLAAMSHEIRTPMNGVLGMLELLALTPLDPEQRDSVDTIQESAKTLLRLIDDILDFSKIEAGRLDLAPEPSSVADIVEQVRGLYLENARRKDLWFTCWVDDKVAPRLLLDSLRLRQILQNFVSNAIKFTQQGSVEIRVSVLAQDEEAQTLRFDVIDTGIGMTKATMERLFEPFIQAESDTTRRFGGTGLGLAICRRLAGLMGGEVKLDSEPGQGSCATLTLSAPVVAATDEVTDAEAAPPSPVGVDKTALAGFKPILFVEDNPTNRKLGQKQLELLGYPVEVVEDGVQALQHWRSGRFSLILTDCHMPVMDGYQLARNIRQHERFAEVDSRIPIIACTANAGKEEADRALAAGMDDFLTKPLNLAQLGKMLEKWLCHQTEAPEPAPAAADTSPPVPEMPPVTRSEPVDRSALEVYSNGDRGVEQEILQDYLQSNQEDVDALRAAVEANDSQRVAWAAHRIKGASRMVGAMALGEAAEALEKTARQPEPGKFGPLMAEFEVRLQELTEWLGAESLSA comes from the coding sequence ATGAAGGACGCCAAGGGGCGCTGGACGCAAACGGTTTCCATCGGCCGAGCGGTAGTGCTGGTCGTCATCGTGCTGGGGGTGCTGCAGGGACTGGCCTCCTATCTGCTGATCCGGGATTCGTTCCGCCAGTACCACCGCGCCGAATGGCTGTCCGACCTCAACCGCTCTTCTCAGCAGCTGTTCCTGGCCGCCGACTACCTGGAGCGCGAGAGCTCCAGCACCCGCCTCTTGCTGACGCGGCCACAGCCGCCTGGCCGCTACGAACTGCCCGAACTGCAGCGCCTGCGCCAAGAGGGGGATCAAGCGTTGATACTGGCGCTGCAGGGCGTTGATAAGCTGGACAAGGGGCGGGACCAGGCCACCCTGGCCGCCATCCGGCAGCGCCACGCGCACTTGGTCACCCTGCGTAAAGAGATCGACCGTTATCTCCAACGCCACCCGGGCCGGCCAGACGAAAGCCTGGCCTTCGGCTGGCAGTTGGCCAGCAACCACCTGTTCGAGGGCATCGATGCCGAGCTCTCCAACCACTCGTATCGCCTGAGCGATGGCGATAACGAGACCCTGAGCCGGTTGGCAGGGGTCAAGTTCAATACCTGGCGCCTGCGCCGCGCGCTGGGTAGCGAAGGGGCGGCCCTGCTGATGAGGGTGGAGCTGAACCGGCGGCTCAACTCCACCGATGAAGCCGACCTCGCCTCGCAGCGCGAGCGAGGCCTGCTGATGCTGGAGCTGCTGCAGACCAACATCCGTTTTCTCGGCCATTCGCAACTGGCGCAACGATTGGCCGGACTCAATGAGGTGACCTTCCGGCTGTTCCGGATGAGCAATGCCCAGTTGGCCGAGCTGCAGGGGCCGGGGGCCTCGCTGCCGGTCAGCGGTGTCTACCTGGGGACTATCCGCCGCTCCCACGACCAGGTGCTGGCGCTGTTCGACGACGCTTCGCGCCTGACGGAAACGGTCCTCGACGAGCATCGCAAAGAGGCTTATCGCTCGCTGCAGTTGACGCTTGTCTCCTCCCTGCTGGCGCTCGCCCTCTATGCTGCCTTGCTGTTCACCGTCGTGCGCCGCATCCTGCGTCCGCTCAGCCGTCTGCAGCAGGTGCTGGATGCCACGCGTGACGCCGTGCTGACCATCAATGAGGATGGCGTCATCCAGATGGCCAACCTGGGGGCCGAGAAGCTGTTCGGTTACAAACACGATGAACTGCCGGGCCGGCGCTTCTCTGAGCTGCTGGAGTTTTCCCAGGCCACCCCGTATGAACTGGTGGAGATCCAGGAACAAGCCGAGATCCGCCTGCAAGGGGTCGGCATCAGGCCGGACGGCAGCCGCTTCTTTGCCGGCATCACCCTCAGCGGCATGGAGCAGGGGCGATTCACCGCGAAGACGCGTCGACTGCTGGTGATCCGCGACGAACACGAACAGCGCCTGGCGGAAATGGCCCATGCGCGGAGCCTGGCCATGCTGTCGGCGATTTCGGGCGTGACCTCGCTGCTTCTGGCCAACAGCTCCCGCGCGCAGGTGTTTAACCGCCTGTTGGGACTGTTTCTCGAATTCTGCCATGCCACGGAAGGCGGCCTCATCGCCGTCGAACCCGATCCGGCTCACGGCCAATCGTTCCGTTTCCTGGCCCGCCAAGGATGCCGCGATAGCTCGGCATGGAATGTCTTGCTCAACTCGCTGTCCGGCCCGTTCCAGGGTGAGGAAGGGGAGATGGAGCTGGTGATGGGCGGGGCTGCGTGGACGCTGCTGCCAGTCAGGCAGGAGCAGCGGCTGATGGCGCTGGCGTGCCTGAAGGCGCCGGACCGGGACGCCATGGCCCAGGCCCTTGAGGCCCTGCTCGGAGCCTTCGCCAGCATCATGGGGTTCTACACCGAAGAAAACCTGCGCAAGGCCTCGGAGAGGCGCCTGCGCACGGTGCTGCAGGAAGAGGAGGCGGTCTACGCCGCCTCGCCGGTCGGCCTGTTGCGGGTGGATGAAGACTTCCGGATCCTGCGGGCCAACCAGGCGGCCGAGCAGATTTTCGGCACCGGCGAAGGCGGTCTGCTCGCGATGCACCTGTTCGAGCTGGTGGCCGACGAACAAGTCTGGATCCCCTTTGCCAAGGCGCTGTGCGATGCGCGTGAAGATGGCACCCAGGCGCAGTACGAGGCGGAATGCCTGCGCAGCAATGGCATGCCGGTGTGGGTGCTGATCGAAGGGCAGGCGGTGAGCGGCGGGAACGTCCATGGCGGCATGATGTTGGCGTGTCTGGATATCACCGAACGCAAACTGGCCGAATTCGCGCTGCAGCAGGCGCGCGACGAGGCGGCCGAGGCCCGCTACCAGCTGCTGGGGGCGATCGAATCCATTTCCGAGGCCTTCGTGCTGTATGGCCCGCACGACCAGCTACTGCTGTGCAACCAGCGGTTTGCCGACCTGGTCAGCGACGGCAAGTCATCGGACGCCCTGCTCGGCATCTCGTTCGAAGACACGGTGCGGGCGACGCTGCAGCGGGGAGAGCGGCCGGAGGCCGGCTTCGATGCTGAGCAGTGGCTGGCCGAGCGGGTGCGGCGCCACCGCAACCGTGCCTCGTCCTTTCCGTTGCAAGTGGGCAAGGAATGGTGGCAGATCAACGAGCGGCAGATACCCGGCCGCGGCACGGTCGGGGTGTGGGCCAACATCACCGGCCTCAAGCAGCAGGAGGCGGAACTGATCGAAGCCTGCCGCCAGGCCGACAGCGCCAACCGCGCCAAGAGCGCCTTCCTGGCCGCGATGAGCCACGAGATCCGCACGCCGATGAACGGTGTGCTGGGCATGCTCGAGCTGTTGGCGCTGACGCCGCTGGACCCGGAGCAACGCGACTCGGTGGATACCATCCAGGAATCGGCCAAGACCCTGCTGCGGCTGATCGACGACATTCTTGATTTCTCCAAGATCGAAGCGGGCCGGCTCGATCTGGCGCCCGAGCCCTCCTCGGTCGCCGATATCGTCGAGCAAGTGCGCGGGCTGTATCTGGAAAACGCCCGCCGCAAGGATCTGTGGTTCACCTGTTGGGTCGACGACAAGGTCGCGCCACGACTGCTGCTGGACTCGTTGCGGCTGCGCCAGATCCTGCAGAATTTTGTCAGCAATGCCATCAAGTTCACCCAGCAGGGCTCGGTCGAAATCCGCGTTTCGGTGTTGGCGCAGGACGAAGAGGCCCAGACGCTGCGCTTCGACGTGATCGACACCGGCATCGGCATGACCAAAGCCACGATGGAGCGCCTGTTCGAGCCTTTCATCCAGGCCGAGAGCGACACCACCCGGCGCTTTGGCGGCACCGGGCTGGGGCTGGCCATTTGCCGGCGCTTGGCCGGGCTGATGGGCGGCGAGGTGAAGCTGGATAGCGAACCGGGACAAGGCAGCTGCGCCACGCTGACGCTATCCGCTCCGGTGGTCGCGGCGACTGACGAGGTCACTGATGCGGAGGCGGCCCCGCCCTCGCCCGTCGGCGTCGACAAAACCGCGCTGGCCGGCTTCAAGCCCATCCTGTTCGTCGAGGACAACCCGACCAACCGCAAGCTGGGCCAGAAACAGCTGGAACTCCTGGGCTACCCGGTGGAGGTGGTGGAAGATGGCGTGCAGGCGCTGCAGCACTGGCGCAGCGGGCGTTTCTCGCTGATCCTGACCGATTGCCACATGCCGGTGATGGATGGTTACCAACTGGCGCGCAACATCCGTCAGCACGAGCGGTTTGCGGAGGTGGACAGCCGGATTCCCATCATCGCCTGTACCGCCAATGCCGGTAAGGAAGAGGCCGACCGTGCTTTGGCCGCCGGCATGGACGATTTTCTCACCAAGCCGCTCAACCTCGCCCAGCTCGGCAAGATGCTGGAGAAGTGGCTGTGCCATCAGACGGAGGCACCGGAGCCTGCACCGGCCGCAGCCGACACCTCGCCGCCGGTTCCCGAGATGCCACCGGTGACGAGGAGCGAGCCGGTCGACCGCTCCGCCCTGGAGGTCTACAGCAACGGCGATCGCGGCGTAGAACAGGAAATCCTGCAAGACTACCTGCAAAGCAACCAGGAAGACGTCGACGCCCTGCGCGCGGCCGTGGAGGCCAACGACAGCCAGCGGGTGGCGTGGGCCGCGCATCGCATCAAGGGCGCCAGCCGCATGGTGGGCGCCATGGCGCTGGGAGAGGCGGCCGAGGCGCTGGAAAAAACCGCGCGCCAGCCGGAGCCCGGGAAGTTCGGCCCGTTGATGGCGGAATTCGAGGTCAGGCTGCAGGAGCTGACCGAATGGCTCGGGGCGGAAAGCCTCTCCGCCTGA
- a CDS encoding response regulator yields the protein MSVDFARLKVLVVDDQVLVRTLMTQALRNMGLRPEAILQAADGAAAIRTLDIRQVDLVLCDIQMDGMDGIGLLKELRCGQTANPSNLPFIFLSGHADRTNVLAAARLHADGFIVKPPKPADVEKAIELALTKPRPEADPFRYFSVATGETHARPAHLPHAATLLEPSGFEESHHFAGILLPLEGVKPGMVLARDLTNLSGHLLLPKGTRITATQLTALRNFRDRYGVSHLSVMEPDQPGRD from the coding sequence ATGAGTGTCGACTTTGCCAGACTCAAGGTGTTGGTGGTGGATGATCAGGTTCTGGTCAGAACCCTGATGACCCAGGCCCTGCGCAATATGGGCCTCCGTCCGGAGGCCATCTTGCAGGCGGCCGACGGTGCTGCCGCCATTCGCACGCTGGATATCCGCCAGGTCGACTTGGTGCTGTGCGATATCCAGATGGACGGCATGGATGGCATCGGGCTCTTGAAAGAGCTGCGCTGCGGGCAGACCGCCAATCCCTCCAACCTGCCGTTCATCTTCCTGTCCGGCCATGCCGACCGCACCAACGTGCTGGCCGCCGCCCGTCTGCACGCCGACGGTTTCATCGTCAAGCCCCCCAAGCCCGCCGACGTGGAAAAGGCGATCGAGCTGGCCCTGACCAAACCCCGGCCGGAGGCGGACCCCTTCCGTTATTTTTCGGTGGCGACCGGAGAGACCCACGCGCGGCCCGCTCACCTCCCCCATGCGGCGACCCTGCTCGAACCGTCGGGATTCGAGGAGAGTCATCATTTCGCAGGTATCCTGCTGCCGTTGGAGGGGGTCAAGCCTGGCATGGTGCTGGCGCGCGACCTGACCAACCTGTCCGGCCACCTGCTGCTGCCCAAGGGCACCCGCATCACCGCCACCCAGCTGACCGCCCTGCGTAACTTCCGCGACCGCTATGGCGTCAGTCATCTTTCCGTCATGGAGCCCGATCAGCCGGGGCGAGACTGA